The following are from one region of the Corylus avellana chromosome ca1, CavTom2PMs-1.0 genome:
- the LOC132166913 gene encoding pentatricopeptide repeat-containing protein At5g56310-like translates to MLYSKTLTRTALCTLLEPLLNHVRPHILSYAPIFQFLTGHNLLKLGQQVHAHMALRGVEPNAFLAAKMVAMYASSGNLNSAMAVFHMISSPTALLYNSILRACARYGCFEITIGIYFRMHSLGVKGDNFTFPFVLKSCAELSSRWMGKCVHGQSLRIGFEFDMYVGTSLIDMYVKCGEFADARKLFDKMTVRDISSWNALIAGYMREGEIYVAEDLFRTMPCRNIVSWTAMISGYAQNGLADQALRVFEMLKEDSEVKPNWVTIMSVLPACADSAALEQGRRIHDFANGLGLGSNASVQTALVGMYAKCGSLADARQCFDRIGQREKNLVAWNTMITAYTSHGCGMECVWTFEEMIRAGIQPDNITFIGLLSGCNHSGLVDVGLNYFNCMNTLYSVEPRVEHYACIVDLLGRAGRLVEAKELIDKMPMQAGPSVWGALLFACQSHRNLEIAEIAARKLFVLEPENSGNYVLLSNMYAEVGMWKEVDNLRALLKCRGMKKSPGCSWI, encoded by the coding sequence ATGCTCTACTCCAAGACCCTCACTCGAACAGCCTTATGTACCCTCTTGGAGCCATTACTCAACCATGTCCGGCCTCACATCCTATCCTATGCACCCATTTTCCAGTTCTTGACTGGCCACAACCTCTTAAAACTGGGCCAACAAGTGCATGCCCACATGGCCCTTCGTGGGGTCGAACCCAATGCCTTCCTCGCCGCCAAGATGGTCGCAATGTATGCGAGCTCTGGCAATCTTAACTCGGCTATGGCTGTATTTCACATGATCAGTAGCCCAACTGCTCTTTTATATAATTCGATACTTCGGGCTTGTGCTCGGTATGGGTGTTTCGAGATAACCATTGGGATTTACTTTCGAATGCACTCTCTGGGAGTTAAGGGTGATAACTTTACGTTCCCCTTTGTGCTCAAGTCTTGCGCCGAGTTGTCGAGTCGTTGGATGGGAAAATGTGTTCATGGGCAGAGTTTGAGAATTGGGTTTGAGTTTGATATGTATGTTGGGACTTCTTTGATTGATATGTATGTGAAATGTGGTGAATTCGCAGATGCCCGCaagttgtttgataaaatgACTGTGAGAGATATTTCGTCCTGGAATGCTTTAATTGCGGGGTATATGAGGGAGGGGGAAATTTATGTTGCTGAGGATTTGTTTAGGACAATGCCGTGTAGAAATATTGTTTCTTGGACTGCTATGATATCAGGGTATGCTCAGAACGGGTTGGCTGACCAGGCGTTGCGTGTGTTTGAGATGTTGAAAGAAGATTCGGAGGTAAAGCCTAATTGGGTAACAATAATGAGTGTGCTTCCTGCGTGTGCAGATTCAGCTGCTCTTGAGCAAGGGAGACGGATTCATGACTTTGCCAATGGGCTTGGTTTGGGTTCGAATGCCTCTGTACAGACAGCACTTGTTGGAATGTATGCTAAATGTGGAAGCCTTGCTGATGCTCGTCAATGTTTTGATAGGATAGGTCAACGTGAAAAGAATTTGGTTGCTTGGAATACTATGATAACTGCTTACACCTCTCATGGATGTGGAATGGAATGTGTATGGACTTTTGAGGAAATGATCAGAGCGGGCATTCAGCCTGATAACATCACATTTATAGGGTTATTATCTGGATGCAACCATTCAGGTCTTGTTGATGTTGGCTTAAATTACTTCAATTGTATGAACACATTATACTCTGTTGAGCCAAGAGTTGAACATTATGCTTGCATTGTTGATCTTCTGGGTCGTGCCGGGCGCTTGGTGGAAGCAAAAGAGCTTATTGATAAAATGCCAATGCAAGCAGGACCAAGCGTATGGGGTGCATTGTTGTTTGCTTGTCAAAGCCACCGCAATTTGGAAATTGCAGAAATTGCTGCTAGAAAGTTGTTTGTCTTGGAACCGGAAAATAGTGGGAATTATGTCCTGCTTTCAAATATGTATGCTGAGGTCGGCATGTGGAAGGAGGTGGACAATTTGAGAGCGCTTCTAAAATGTCGAGGCATGAAGAAAAGTCCTGGATGCAGTTGGATTTAG